In the Maribacter sp. MJ134 genome, one interval contains:
- the rpoC gene encoding DNA-directed RNA polymerase subunit beta', with amino-acid sequence MARIKDNNPIKRFDKISIGLASPEAILAESRGEVLKPETINYRTHKPERDGLFCERIFGPVKDYECACGKYKRIRYRGIVCDRCGVEVTEKKVRRDRVGHINLVVPVAHIWYFRSLPNKIGYLLGLPSKKLDMIIYYERYVVIQPGIAKGPEGAEIQKMDFLTEEEYLNILEEIPQENQYLEDSDPNKFIAKMGAECLIDLLGRIDLQQLSYDLRHKANTETSKQRKTEALKRLQVVEALRESQDNRENNPEWMIMKVIPVIPPELRPLVPLDGGRFATSDLNDLYRRVIIRNNRLKRLVEIKAPEVILRNEKRMLQEAVDSLFDNTRKASAVKTESNRPLKSLSDSLKGKQGRFRQNLLGKRVDYSARSVIVVGPEMKLFECGLPKDMAAELYKPFVIRKLIERGIVKTVKSAKKIIDKKEPVVWDILENVLKGHPVLLNRAPTLHRLGIQAFQPKLIEGKAIRLHPLVCTAFNADFDGDQMAVHLPLGPEAILEAQLLMLASHNILNPANGSPITVPSQDMVLGLYYMTKERKSTPEVPIKGEGLTFYSYEEVEIAFNEGMVNLNAGIKVRAKDFNEEGELVNKIIPTTVGRVLFNMEVPEAAGYINDVLNKKSLRDIIGGILAVTDVPTTADFLDKIKTMGYEFAFKGGLSFSLGDIIIPKEKHEMIADANGQVDGIMANYNMGLITNNERYNQVIDVWTSTNAQLTELAMKRIREDQQGFNSVYMMLDSGARGSKEQIRQLTGMRGLMAKPKKSTAGGGEIIENPILSNFKEGLSILEYFISTHGARKGLADTALKTADAGYLTRRLVDVSQDVIINIEDCETLRGVEVQALKKNEEIVETLGERILGRVSLHDVYNPLTQELILSAGQEVMESDVKRVEASPVESIEVRSALTCEAQKGICAKCYGRNLSTNKMVQRGEAVGVVAAQSIGEPGTQLTLRTFHVGGIAGNISEENKLEVKFAGIAEIEDMRTVKSEDSEGKPADIVISRTSEIKIVDAKTGITLSTNNIPYGSQLFIKDGAKVAKGDVICSWDPYNGVIVSEFPGKIAYENIEQGVTYQVEIDEQTGFQEKVISESRNKKLIPTLLIQDAKGETLRSYNLPVGSHIMVDDGDKIKEGKILVKIPRKSAKAGDITGGLPRVTELFEARNPSNPAVVSEIDGVVSFGKIKRGNREIIIESKLGEIKKYLVKLSNQILVQENDYVRAGMPLSDGSITPEDILKIKGPSAVQQYLVNEVQEVYRLQGVKINDKHFEVVVRQMMRKVRIVDPGDTIFLENQLIHKDDFIRENDEIYGKKVVMEAGESENLKAGQIVTPRELRDENSLLKRNDKNVVEARDAVAATATPILQGITRASLQTKSFISAASFQETTKVLNEAAVSGKVDTLEGLKENVIVGHKIPAGTGMRDYENIIVGSKEEYDEIMARKEALRF; translated from the coding sequence ATGGCAAGAATAAAAGATAATAACCCAATAAAAAGGTTTGATAAAATTTCAATAGGATTAGCGTCGCCAGAAGCAATTTTGGCAGAATCCCGAGGTGAGGTTTTAAAGCCGGAAACAATAAACTATAGAACGCACAAACCAGAACGTGACGGTCTTTTTTGTGAGCGTATTTTTGGTCCTGTGAAGGATTATGAGTGTGCTTGTGGTAAATATAAGCGTATACGTTACCGTGGTATTGTATGCGACCGTTGTGGTGTAGAGGTTACGGAGAAAAAAGTACGTAGGGATAGGGTAGGTCATATTAATTTAGTGGTACCCGTTGCTCATATCTGGTACTTCCGTTCTTTACCCAATAAGATAGGATACTTGCTTGGACTACCTTCCAAGAAGTTAGATATGATAATCTATTACGAGCGTTACGTGGTTATTCAGCCAGGTATTGCTAAAGGTCCTGAAGGAGCGGAGATTCAAAAAATGGATTTCTTAACCGAAGAGGAGTACCTTAATATATTAGAAGAAATTCCTCAAGAAAATCAATATCTAGAAGATTCAGACCCCAATAAGTTTATCGCTAAAATGGGAGCTGAATGTTTAATTGATTTACTGGGACGAATAGATTTACAACAGTTGTCTTATGATTTAAGACATAAAGCGAATACAGAAACATCCAAGCAGCGTAAAACCGAAGCTTTAAAGAGACTTCAGGTTGTTGAGGCCCTAAGGGAATCTCAAGATAACCGAGAGAACAATCCTGAGTGGATGATTATGAAGGTGATTCCGGTAATACCGCCAGAATTACGTCCTTTAGTTCCTTTGGATGGTGGTCGTTTCGCTACTTCGGATTTGAATGACTTGTACAGAAGGGTTATTATCCGTAACAACCGTCTAAAAAGATTGGTAGAGATAAAGGCACCAGAAGTAATTTTGCGAAATGAGAAACGTATGCTTCAAGAAGCGGTAGATTCTCTTTTCGATAATACTAGGAAGGCGTCTGCTGTTAAAACAGAATCTAATAGGCCATTAAAATCCTTATCGGATTCACTCAAGGGTAAGCAAGGGCGTTTCCGTCAAAACTTATTGGGTAAGCGTGTGGATTATTCTGCGCGTTCGGTTATCGTGGTTGGTCCAGAGATGAAGTTGTTCGAATGTGGGCTTCCAAAAGATATGGCCGCTGAACTATACAAGCCTTTTGTAATTAGAAAACTAATCGAAAGAGGTATTGTAAAAACGGTCAAATCCGCTAAGAAAATAATAGATAAGAAAGAACCTGTAGTTTGGGATATTCTTGAAAACGTATTGAAAGGACATCCGGTTCTTTTGAATAGGGCTCCTACCCTTCACCGTTTAGGTATTCAGGCATTTCAGCCAAAACTAATCGAAGGTAAGGCTATTCGCCTTCACCCATTGGTCTGTACTGCATTTAATGCGGATTTTGATGGTGACCAAATGGCGGTTCATTTGCCATTGGGACCAGAAGCTATTTTAGAAGCTCAGTTATTAATGCTGGCCTCTCACAATATTTTGAATCCTGCTAACGGTTCTCCGATAACGGTACCTTCTCAGGATATGGTCTTGGGTCTTTATTACATGACCAAAGAGCGTAAATCAACTCCTGAAGTTCCAATTAAAGGAGAGGGACTTACATTTTATTCGTATGAAGAAGTTGAGATTGCCTTTAACGAGGGAATGGTCAACCTGAATGCAGGTATAAAAGTTAGGGCAAAGGATTTCAACGAAGAAGGAGAATTGGTCAATAAGATTATTCCAACTACGGTAGGAAGAGTTTTGTTCAACATGGAAGTTCCAGAAGCTGCGGGTTACATAAATGACGTATTGAACAAGAAATCCTTAAGAGACATTATCGGAGGTATATTGGCCGTAACAGATGTACCTACTACAGCCGATTTCTTGGATAAGATAAAAACAATGGGGTATGAATTCGCTTTCAAAGGTGGACTATCCTTTAGCTTAGGTGATATTATTATTCCTAAGGAGAAACATGAAATGATAGCTGATGCTAACGGTCAGGTAGACGGTATAATGGCCAATTATAATATGGGTCTTATTACCAACAATGAGCGTTATAATCAAGTTATTGATGTATGGACTTCAACCAATGCACAATTAACGGAACTGGCCATGAAACGTATCCGTGAGGATCAACAGGGGTTTAACTCGGTGTATATGATGCTAGATTCTGGTGCAAGGGGTTCAAAAGAGCAAATTCGCCAATTGACAGGTATGCGTGGATTAATGGCGAAACCTAAAAAATCTACCGCCGGTGGCGGTGAGATTATTGAGAACCCAATTCTTTCCAACTTTAAGGAAGGATTGTCAATTCTTGAATATTTTATCTCAACACACGGTGCTCGTAAAGGTTTGGCGGATACTGCTTTGAAAACTGCGGATGCTGGTTATTTGACTAGACGTCTTGTTGATGTTTCCCAAGACGTAATTATCAATATTGAGGACTGTGAGACCTTAAGGGGAGTAGAAGTACAAGCCCTTAAGAAGAATGAAGAAATAGTTGAGACATTAGGGGAACGTATTTTAGGACGTGTTTCCCTACACGATGTTTATAACCCTTTAACACAGGAATTAATACTATCCGCTGGTCAGGAAGTAATGGAGTCTGATGTAAAGAGGGTAGAGGCGTCACCTGTGGAGAGTATTGAAGTACGCTCAGCGCTGACTTGTGAAGCTCAAAAAGGTATTTGTGCCAAATGTTACGGTAGAAATTTATCTACCAACAAAATGGTACAACGAGGAGAGGCTGTAGGTGTAGTTGCCGCACAGTCTATTGGGGAGCCTGGAACTCAGTTGACCTTGCGTACATTCCACGTGGGTGGTATTGCAGGTAACATTTCTGAAGAGAACAAGTTAGAGGTTAAGTTTGCGGGTATTGCTGAAATCGAGGATATGAGAACGGTGAAAAGCGAGGATTCCGAAGGGAAGCCAGCTGATATTGTTATATCCAGAACATCAGAGATAAAAATTGTAGATGCTAAGACCGGAATTACCTTGAGTACCAATAACATTCCTTATGGGTCTCAATTGTTCATTAAAGATGGCGCTAAGGTAGCTAAGGGAGATGTGATTTGTTCATGGGATCCTTATAACGGTGTTATTGTTTCAGAATTCCCTGGAAAAATCGCTTATGAGAATATTGAACAAGGGGTAACTTATCAAGTAGAGATTGATGAGCAAACCGGTTTCCAAGAAAAGGTGATTTCTGAATCTAGAAATAAGAAGTTGATACCAACACTTCTTATACAAGATGCCAAGGGTGAGACATTACGTTCCTACAACTTACCTGTAGGTTCTCACATTATGGTAGATGATGGTGATAAGATAAAAGAAGGTAAAATCTTGGTGAAGATACCTCGTAAATCTGCAAAAGCGGGTGATATTACCGGTGGTCTTCCGAGAGTAACGGAATTATTCGAAGCTCGTAATCCATCGAACCCAGCTGTAGTTTCTGAGATTGATGGTGTAGTTTCCTTTGGTAAAATCAAAAGAGGTAACCGTGAGATTATCATCGAGTCTAAACTAGGTGAGATAAAGAAATATTTGGTAAAACTATCCAATCAGATTCTTGTTCAAGAAAACGATTATGTCAGAGCCGGTATGCCTTTATCCGATGGATCCATAACTCCAGAAGATATTCTAAAGATAAAAGGCCCATCTGCCGTACAGCAATATTTGGTGAACGAAGTTCAAGAAGTATATCGTCTACAAGGTGTGAAGATTAATGATAAGCACTTTGAAGTGGTAGTTAGGCAAATGATGCGTAAAGTAAGGATTGTAGATCCAGGAGATACTATCTTCTTGGAGAACCAATTAATACATAAAGATGATTTTATCAGAGAGAATGATGAAATCTACGGTAAGAAGGTTGTCATGGAAGCTGGTGAATCTGAAAACCTGAAAGCAGGTCAAATAGTAACACCAAGAGAGCTTAGAGACGAGAATTCACTTCTTAAGCGTAATGATAAAAATGTAGTAGAGGCCAGGGATGCCGTTGCTGCAACTGCAA